AGTCATCCATAACAGTCCTTGATTATCCTTTTAATGACCAGCAGTTTGGTAGACATGgcccctcttttatttctgatattagtaatgtgtgttatctttttttgctttgttaGCCTGCATATTTATTAATTGTAACAATTACaattaataattacaataattaatTGGGGGGAGTTATCATTGTTAATGTAGATGAACACACATCCAGGAAAATGTTACCTATACTGAGCAATGACGGCAACAACTTGTCTTTTCAGTTCTGGATAGGACATAGGCATTTATCCAGCTCTCtgttcaaatacacacacacacacacacgcacacacgtatacacacacactcacacttttactatgaataaaatatattgcaCTCCTATCATTTAGAAAATCATATaatccagctgggtgcagtggttcatgcctgtaatcccagcactttgggaggccgacgcgggtgaatcatgaggtaaagagttcgagaccagcctggccaacatggtgaaaccctgtctctactaaaaatacaaaaaattagctgaggttggtggtgggtgcctgtaatcccagctactcaggaggctgaggaaagaaagTCACATAATCCATTAGgtgatattccaatgtttatttaACTCATAACTTCTATAATACATTAATTTGaacttgcagaaataaaaaataaagcatttggaAATTGATCCCAGAATACAGGACATTTCTATAGGAAACAAGATGTGAACCATAGGACTCAATGAGTTTGATGGTGGCAATAATTAATACTTAGGACTCTATAATCTAATCAAATTAGATTAAGTACAATCAAGAAATGTCCCATATTTTTCTCCTATGACTTTGTATAATGCTTTTACCAAGTAGAGCGTTCCTAAGTCTACCCACCCAAGTAATTTTCttaccctgttttttgtttttttgcagtgGGGGTTTGTTTGGCCTCCCCAGGATGGACTGGAGCATCAGTAGTGCCTGAGTTCATCAAAGGACAGATGCTCAAGACACCCTGATCACCGTTAGGTGGAATTGAAGGAGCCAAaaatgggcgcagtggctcctcaGCAGAGACGCTCCTGAATGTATAGACATGGGAACCACCTTCAGCGTCAAAAAAGGAAACGTTCTGCATGCCCATATCCAGAAAAATCCCCACTCGCTGTAACTTGCGGTCTACGAAGAGGAAAGTCAGCGGCACCGTGCTGGCAGAGAGGCGGCTTCCATCCCTCAAACTCACAGTCCAGAATCCACGCTCTGTGGTCAGCTGGATCCTCCCTTTGCGGTGAACAGATTCTCTGCAGACTCCCAGGTCCCATTCTGTGCTTGTTCCCACGTCCACCTCCCAGTAGTGGCGGCCACAGGTAAAGTGAGGGGAGCCCAGGATGCAAACGGACACGTCAAATCTCCCGGCAAGGTCTTGCCGATTCTGTCTGATGTGCCCACTTCGGACGCTCCTGAGGTCGTCAGAAATGAGGAGGAAGTTGTTGGCTGTGTCGGCATCCAAGGTCATATCCactgtgaaaaggaaaaatagttgCTCAGCAAATGGACAGAAGCCAACCCTATGCCTCTCTTCTACTTCAAAGGCCCAAATATCTCTTGACTTTAGTTTCTTTAATTCTCTTCTTCCCCCAAAATCCAAACTTCATGAGGTAACTTCCCTGACTAGTTCAAATTCTCATAGGTATGCTTTGTGGCAATACCTGACCCTTATTCACAGTAGcaattcttattttactttatgtcaTGTGTTTGCTTCATTGGCCTTTTCTTCATTTAGAGTGGAGGGTCTTTGAAGGCACACACCATGCCCCCCTTTCTACCACCTTGAtgcatgaacaaataaatgataagaCAATGCAAGTGGTCGATATTAAATGATgtttgtttccacattttttttgCTTCAATTTAAATAGTATCTAGAGCATGATTCCAGGCCTttgttttccatgtttgtaaacaAATTAATCGTGTACAGTTCTGACAGCAGATGGAATATCTCTGCAGCTGACAATGTGATGACAGAGGAAGGAGGCAGTGTGATCTGGCCTAGAGAAAATTAATTGTCCAgaacattctgaaaaaaaaaaatctacagaacATATGATCCTTCAAGTCAAAAAACTGATATGATCACCAATATAGGTTTTATAGATCACAGTAAGACTTGAGGAGACTGATTGCTGTTTGATGGTGAATTAGGGAATGAAATGAATGGACATGgataaggaaggaggaagagggttCCAAACATGACTTGGGCAGGGTGAATCTGTCCTCCATATTTCGGCAGAGAGACAGTCAGGTATGGGTAGATGGAAGAGTAGAGATCGTGGGTGTCAGGGCAGAAGCTACCAGTGTCAGGGACATCATAGGGGCCCACCACCATTTATAGGTGTAATTCTGTGCCCAGGCTGACCATAATCTCTTCATGTAAATGTCCCTTTTCCCCAGAGTTATAGAGACGGATAGTATTTTCTGTAGCCAGGACCACTGTTGAAGCCCATGGTGCATGGATGAGGAGACCACTGTCTGAAACTCTCCCCACACTCACAGAAACAAACACCATAGGTGCTCCATTCCCAACTCTTCCCAACCCTGGGGTAAGGTTGTTTGTACAATGGGTGCCAATATTCACCGTGCATTAGAATTACCAGGCCCATTTTAATGTTAGAGTCCTGGGAACCTTTGCTAGAGAGAAATTCAAATTCAGTTGCTCTATGTTTTTGCTACTCAGCAAAGTCCCCAAGCCAGTGGGATCAATCCTGAGACTTCCCAGTTCagcatctgcattttaacaagatccccaggtaatCTGAGCACACTAAGTTTAGAGAATCCCTTGTCTAACCCATGACATAGACGtcgggcttttgtttgtttttgtttttgacatcaCCAGGTGATTCTGTATGTTATCAGGGCTGAGAATCTGATGAAGAAGCATCTCAATTTTAGGTGCCAGACAGCAGCTAATCCCCATGTGGAATGAGGGGCCAACTGCACAAATGATTTTTCCTGGTCTGGTCTTGGGAAGGGGGCAGGGTATACAGATGCCTTACCTTGGAACTTCCGCATCCTTGGGTTCATCTGCAGAATCTTCTTCAGCTTGGGCTCCAGTTCCTTGATGTGGGAAGCCAGCCTCTCTAGCTGCCGATTGCGCCTGATTTTGTTCTTCCGAGAGACCATGGAACAGCAACAGCAAAGTAGATCCTCCCCATGGGGCTCCTTCTGCAGTGAATTGATGCACTTGAAGCAGACGGCGCATCCACACTCCAGGGACATTGGTTTTTCCAGATAGTCTGAGCAGACGGGACAGCTGCTTGCTTCTTGGAAGAGTGCAGCCATGTCCACTGCCAGGGGAAAAGTACACAAGGGAAGAAAATTTCCATGAGGTGAAAGCCTGTTAGTTGTGACAAGTGACAACCTTTTCATGCATAGAGGTATTGTGTTCCAGCTTTGTCACTCCGAGAATAAGACCATGAGTACAAACACTCAAgcacatccccccaccccccgtcTTCAGAGATTTGAAGTTCTATTGGGAAAGTCACGAATCATCACTGTGCTCTGAGCTGAGGTGGAGGAAGGGTCCATTCTCCTGGTGACCCAGCAACTGAGCCTGAGCCAGTGACATGGCAGCACCCATGTGAGGAACAGCGAGCTGGGGTCATTTCACCTCCTCCTAGGGGAACCCCAGCAAGAGACTGATTGATGAACATAAGAATTAGGGGCTgggaggccgggcacgatggctcatgcctgtccagcactttgggaggccaaggtgggtggatcatctgaggtcgtcaaaagttcgagaccagcctgaccaacatggggaaaccccatctctactgaaaatacaaaagaattagccaggcgtggtggcacacgcctgtaatcccagatacttgggaggctgaggcaggagaatcacttgaacctgggaggcagaggttgcagtgagccgagatcctgccattgcactccggcctgggcaacagagtgagacaccatctcaaaaaaaaaaaaaaaaaaaaaaaaaagaggggctggatgcagtagctcacatctgtaatcccagcattttgcgaggccaaggcaggaagatcccttgaaccgaggagtttgagaccagtctgggcaacacaggaagaccccgtctctacaaataatacaaaaattagcagagaaCAGAGATCACGCCAGgtcactccaacctggacaacagagttaagaccctgtctcaccaaaaaaaaaaaaaaaaaaaaaaaaaaaaaaatcacatccttCTCCAGCCTTGGAAATGAATACCAAATTCACTGCCACCACTCTTACACTCCTAGACTGGGGATCCAGGGTGACTGGTTTCCAACTCTGAGGCAGCACTCAGACAGCCTTTGTTGAATTCATTAATTACGAATTTCTCTCATTCATCCCCCAAGGCATAACCCCCATTTCTAGGCATCTAAGGAGGAAAAGCACACACAGGCATGGGCTCACCTCTTCTGCTGGAAGCTCCTCTGTCCTCCAGCTGCTTCCACTGGGCGCTCAGGTCTTGTGGGGAAGGGGCACACGAGGGCCTTTTATTGGTGAGATtcccacctcccactgggtcaCGCCCTTCCACACCCTCTAACCTGATGAGGCTTTGATTTAATTATAACAGGGAATTAGGTTTTTACTGGTGATATATCTCCAGTTAATTATAACTTCAGTAAATCCTTCATCCTGAcagtgtatttttctttcatatgaaGGTAAGATTAAATTGCCTTTATATTAAATTAGGCTTACTGTACTAACTTCAAAAGCTTATTTTAGAGATGTTTCCATCAGTTGTCAGTAAAGATAATTCCTGTAATATGTTGTAGGCTTCAAGCTTTCCTTGGAATCCTAAAGTATTAAGTATGATTGGATTTGCAATTTTACAAAATGATTTAAATTCATATACATCAGACTCAAAGGTAATAAGGGCAGGCATTCCATTGAGGAAATTCTAGgtactttttatttgtttccatTGGTTTATTTCCGGTTTTGAAAAAATTTTGTAATTCATAGGAAAAAATTAGATAATTACTATTTTGACAAATGACCATTAAGCTTCTTGGACCTTGAGTACTTCACAGAGTGTTAAGATAAaagtcacaatttaaaaaaaagatgattttcttGTGAAACctgtgttttcaaataaaaattgttacCCGTGAAGTGAGTTGTGCTTTCTTCCATTTGAATCAACCCCGAATCTTTTCGTCTTCATGCCTTTCTGTGTAGTGGGATCTTTACtgctttgttttcaaatttcaaataatttgaaTATAATCTTATCATTTTCCCTATCCCTTTGGCACATATTAaaggaattttctctttttgcgtaattaaaaataaagacctaATTTTGGTCAGCTTTAAATATGATTCCTCATGGGATTAGAGGACTCTGAGACACTCAGGTCTTgttttggtttacttttttttcctctttactttcagttgacatgtaataattgtacatatttctggcacacagtaatattttgatacatgcatgtgtaATAATCAAGTCAGGATAATTAGCACACtctaaacatttctttcttttcttttttttgagacagtgtcttgctctgtcagccaggctggagtgcagtggcacaaacttggcCTACTGCAACATccggctcctgggctcaagcaattctcctgcctcagcctcctgagtagctgggattacaggcatgtgccaccatgcctggctaattttttttttttttttttagtagagacggggtttcaccattctggccaggctggac
Above is a genomic segment from Pan troglodytes isolate AG18354 chromosome 23, NHGRI_mPanTro3-v2.0_pri, whole genome shotgun sequence containing:
- the RFPL2 gene encoding ret finger protein-like 2 isoform X1, with the translated sequence MEVAELGFPETAVSQSRICLCAVLCGHWDFADMMVIRSLSLIRLEGVEGRDPVGGGNLTNKRPSCAPSPQDLSAQWKQLEDRGASSRRVDMAALFQEASSCPVCSDYLEKPMSLECGCAVCFKCINSLQKEPHGEDLLCCCCSMVSRKNKIRRNRQLERLASHIKELEPKLKKILQMNPRMRKFQVDMTLDADTANNFLLISDDLRSVRSGHIRQNRQDLAGRFDVSVCILGSPHFTCGRHYWEVDVGTSTEWDLGVCRESVHRKGRIQLTTERGFWTVSLRDGSRLSASTVPLTFLFVDRKLQRVGIFLDMGMQNVSFFDAEGGSHVYTFRSVSAEEPLRPFLAPSIPPNGDQGVLSICPLMNSGTTDAPVHPGEAKQTPTAKKQKTG
- the RFPL2 gene encoding ret finger protein-like 2 isoform X2, producing MAALFQEASSCPVCSDYLEKPMSLECGCAVCFKCINSLQKEPHGEDLLCCCCSMVSRKNKIRRNRQLERLASHIKELEPKLKKILQMNPRMRKFQVDMTLDADTANNFLLISDDLRSVRSGHIRQNRQDLAGRFDVSVCILGSPHFTCGRHYWEVDVGTSTEWDLGVCRESVHRKGRIQLTTERGFWTVSLRDGSRLSASTVPLTFLFVDRKLQRVGIFLDMGMQNVSFFDAEGGSHVYTFRSVSAEEPLRPFLAPSIPPNGDQGVLSICPLMNSGTTDAPVHPGEAKQTPTAKKQKTG